GCGCTTGCGCATGTTTTCCTGCAGGATCTTCTTGCGGATGCGGATGCTCTCCGGCGTCACTTCCACCAGTTCGTCGTCTTCGATGAACTCCAGTGCCTGCTCCAGGGTGTGACGGATGGGCGGTGACAGGGTCAGCGCATCGTCGGTGCCGGAAGCGCGCACGTTGGTCAGCTGCTTGGCCTTGGTGGGGTTGACCACCAGGTCGTTGCCGCGGGAGTGAATGCCGATCACCTGGCCTTCATACACTTCTTCACCGTGGCCCAGGAACAGGCGGCCGCGATCCTGCAGCGCGAACAGGCCGTAGGCCAGGGTCTTGCCCTTGGTCATGGACACCAGTACGCCGTTGATACGCTTGGCCACATCACCCACCTTCACCGGACCGTAGTGGTCGAAGATGCTGGTCATGATGCCGGAGCCGCTGGTGATGGTCAGGAACTGGGAGCGGAAACCGATCATGCCGCGAGACGGCACGATAAAGGTCAGGCGCACACGGCCCTTGCCATCCGGTTCCATGTTGGTGAGGTCGGCCTTGCGCAGACCCAGCTCTTCCATGATCGGACCCTGGTGCTGCTCTTCAACGTCGATCACCACCTGCTCGTAAGGCTCGTGGATCTCGCCGTCGACTTCTTTCTGTACCACTTCCGGGCGGGATACACCCAGCTCGAAGCCTTCGCGACGCATGGATTCGATCAGTACCGACAGGTGCAGTTCACCCCGGCCGGATACCTTGAATTTGTCCGGGGAATCGCCCTGCTCCACACGCAGTGCCACGTTGTGGATCAGCTCCTGGTCCAGGCGGTCCTTGATATTGCGCGAGGTTACGTACTTGCCTTCTTTACCGGCGAACGGGGAGTCGTTAACCTGGAAGGTCATGCTCACGGTGGGCTCGTCTACCGACAGCGGCGGCAGCGCTTCCGGGTGCTCCGGGTTACACAGGGTATCGGAGATGTTCAGCTCGCCCACGCCGGTGATACATACGATATCGCCGGCGCTGGCCTGCTCCACTTCCACGCGCTCCAGGCCCAGGTAACCCATCACCTGCAGGACCTTGGCTTTGCGCTTGTTCTCGTCGCGGTCGAGGATCACAACCTGCTGGTTCGGCTTCAGGGTGCCGCGGGTAATACGGCCAACGCCGATCACGCCAACGTAGCTGTTGTAGTCCAGCGCGGAAACCTGCATCTGGAAAGGACCGTCGCGGTCAACTTCCGGCGGCTTGACCTTGTCGACGATCATCTGGAACAGCGGGGTCATGTCGTCGGCCATATCGGTTTCGTCGAGGCCGGCGATACCGTTCAGGGCGGAGGCGTAGATGACCGGGAAGTCCAGCTGCTCTTCGGTGGCGCCAAGGCTGTCGAACAGGTCGAATACCTGGTCCATTACCCAGTCAGGGCGCGCGCCCGGGCGGTCGATCTTGTTGATCACCACGATCGGGTTCAGGCCCTGCTCGAAGGCCTTGGAGGTTACAAAGCGGGTTTGCGGCATGGGGCCGTCAACCGCGTCCACCAGCAGCAGTACCGAGTCCACCATGGACAGTACGCGCTCTACCTCACCGCCGAAGTCGGCGTGCCCGGGGGTGTCCACGATGTTGATGCGGTAGTCATTCCAGCGGATCGCGGTGTTCTTGGCGAGGATGGTAATGCCGCGCTCTTTTTCCTGATCGTTGGAGTCCATCACGCGCTCGGAGTCGGCGCTGCGGCGGTCAAGGGTGCCGGACTGGGACAGCAGCTTGTCCACCAGGGTGGTTTTGCCGTGGTCAACGTGGGCGATGATCGCGATATTGCGAAGATTGTCTATCACTGGGGGCCTCTAACGGGTAAAGCGCGAAATCGTGTGTGTCGCGGGAATTCAATGCGGGCGGGGGCTGTGGGGTTGTTACAGCGGCGATCCGGCCAAGGGCGGCGATTATAGAGGCCCAAGGTGACAATTGGGAGAGATTTTGCACAAAAAAAAGACAGTGAGGAGTAGTTTTTCGTGGATATGACACCCCGGACGGTACGGGTGTCGAAATAGTGACCATCACGCCATGCGCAAAGATGTTCTCGACTTCACGGTCCGCCGAAAACCTTGTGCTGCGATCGGCGCGAAGGCTGGATTTCGCAACAAACTGTTACAGTCGCGTGCCCCTTACTGAAGTAATCGCGAGGTACAGTGCCATCTACCCGGAATTTACCGGTGAAGAGAATAAATAGTGGTTACCGCCGTCGAAGCGGTCCCGCCAATGAGGTAAATGGTGCAGACATGACTGATTCACAAGTAACAGAGCCGACTGCGCGGGCGCAGGATGATGCAGGGGCAATCGGCGCGGTGGCGCAAACCCAAGCGGCGGAGCCGACCGCCGGCGAGGCGCAAAAGGCAGAGCCGGAGCCGGTGAGAAAGTCCTGTTCTCCGGGCCTCGCGCAGTGGATGCATCAGCGACAGCTGTCCATAGCGTTTACCTCCTATCAGTCTGGCCGCGTCTATATGGTGGGTGCCGAGCCCGGTGGCAAACTGTCCTTCCACGAGCGTATCTTCCAGCGCGCCATGGGCATTGTGGGCAACCGCAAACGTATTTACATGGGCGGCCTCTACCAGGTGTGGCGCTTTGAGAACGTACTGCAGCCCGGACAGGTGGCAAACAATATTTTTGATGCCTGTTATGTACCGCGCAATGCCCAGTTCACCGGTGAGGTGGATATCCACGAGCTGGGTATCCAGAAAGACGGCAAGATCATTTTCGTCAACACCAAGTACAACTGCCTGGCGGAGCTGAGCCTGACCCACAGCTTCCGCGCCATCTGGAAGCCCGAATTTATCAGCAAGCTGGCGCCGGAAGATCGCTGCCACCTGAATGGCCTGGCGATGGTGGACGGTAAGCCGAAGTACGTTACCGCCGTGTGCAAGTCCGACACCATCGACGGCTGGCGCGAGCGCCGTGACACCGGCGGCGTGGTGATCGATGTCGAAACAAACGAAATTGTTTGCGAAGGCCTGTCTATGCCGCACTCCCCGCGCTGGGTCGACGGCAAGCTGTGGGTGCTGAACAGCGGTACCGGCTATCTGGGCACCGTGGACTTCGAAAGCAAAGCGTTCGTGCCGCACACCTTCTGCCCCGGCTTTATGCGCGGCCTCGCGATCCATGGTAACTACGCCATCGTTGGCCTGTCCAAGCCGCGCTACGAGCGTTTCGAAGGTCTGGAGTTGGACCAGAATCTGGCCGACAAAGATTCCGAAGCCTGGTGCGGGGTGCAGTTCATCAACCTGACCAACGGCAATGTGGAGCACTGGATCCGTCTTGATGGCCCGGTGAGCGAACTGTTCGATCTCACCGTGCTGCCGGGCGTGCGCTGCCCCATGGGGATTGGTCAGCAGAGCAAGGAAAACCTGAGCATGGTGACCTTCGAGGATGCCACCAGTGCCGGAAGTGCCAGTCCGGTCTGATCGCCATGATTGGAAATTACCACAAGGTCGCTGACTACAACGACTACGCGCTATTTGATGTCTATCGCAAGCTGGCGCCGGCCGACCTTACTGACGTGGTTGACTTCTGGCGGCGAAACGACGCCCTGCCCAAGGGGCTGTCGGAAGCCGAAGCGTTGGGTCGCGCCGCGCAAGTGGCGGTAGTGGTGGTCCGCGATGGTCGGATTGCAGCCCTTGCATCGGTGTACGTCGCGCGAGCGCCGCGCGATGGCCAGCCTTACTATTTCTATCGCAAGTTTGTCGAACCCGGGCATCGTATCTACCTGATGTGGCGGGAGATGCTGGCGCAGACTTACACGATACTGAAAGCGTGGAAGCCATTGCATCTGCCACGCAAACCTATGGGAATCATCGTGGTACCGGAAAATCGCAAGCTGACGCGCAAGAGCGTGTTGCGTGCCGGCAACAAGATCGGCTTTTACACCATTGGGTATCTTCCCAATGGCGACCCGGTTTACGGCCGGAAATTCGACGAATCGGTGACGGAAAACCTCGCCGCGCCGGAACCGGAGGCGCTGTAATGAAGCCTGTACCTGTAGAGCGACACCCCGCGGCGGAGGGCGCAACCCGCGGTCTCTGTAATGTCTGTTACGGTGAGGTCGACGCAGAGGTCACGGTGCGGGAAGACGGCGTCTACCTGCTCAAGGCGTGTCCCGAACACGGGCGCCAGGATATTCGTATCGAGACCGATGCGGATTTTTACCAACGCAGTTTGGTGACTGGTCCCGGCCGGGACTACTGGTACAGTGTAATCGGCACAACGGCACTCGAGGTGACCGAGCGTTGCAACGTATCTTGTCCCAGCTGCTATGCGTTGCCTGAAAACGGCGCTCAGGATCCGGAGATCGATGAGCTCGTTCAGATCGCGAAACAATCTACCGCAGAAAAAAGTAAAACGCTGATATTGATGGGCTCTGAGCCCACCATGCGGCGCGACTTGCCGGAATTGATCCAGACCTTGCAGCGGGAAACCGGAAAACCGGTTTCCATGTATACCAACGGTATACGGCTGGCGAGCGAAAAGTATTGCGATGAGGTCTTGCCCCATCTCTATTCCGTTGCCTTTTCACTGCATATGCGGGATTACCTGCCGCAGCCGGTACTGTTCGAGAAAAAGCTCAAAGCGCTTCAGAATGTGATTGCGCGCAAGGTCCCGATTAACCACATCAGTTTCTCCCTCCGCGACCTGGATGACCTGGATGAAGTCTGGGAGCACTGCGGTCAGTTCTGGGGCGTGCCACACCATTTCCGTATCCGCACGCCATCCCAGGTGGGGCGCTGTGATGATGAGCCCTTTTATCTCTCCGATCTGGTGAAGGCATTTGTGCGCAAGGCCAATGTCGAGGGCAAGAAGGTGGTCTGGTATCCCGCTGACAACAACCCGTATCACGTGATGGTGCGGGTGGAGCAGCAGTTCTTCCGCCTGATCCACTTCCCCGGTGTGGAAGAAGCAAACCTGAACCACCTGCAGTCTCCACCCTACGCGCTGTTTATGCCGGAGCTGGGTGAAACCAACCTGGTGCACCAGTTCATCATGCAGGAAAAGGATAAAAAGGCGCGTACGCCGATGCGAGCGGTGGAGCGGAGTGCGGCGCCGGAGGTGCGCACCGGCGTTGAGCTGATTGACACTGTCGCCGTCTGACCTCGCCTGTAACGCAGGCGGTGTCAGGGCCGGTTGGGCCAGCGCAGCGTCGCGCGGGTGCCGCCGAGGTGCGGGGACTGGTCCAGGCGCAGTTCGCCTTCGTGCCACATCATCACTTTCTTTACGATATACAGCCCGAGGCCGTACCCCTGCTCATCCGTGGCGGAGCGGGTGAAGGCGTCGGTCAGTTCCA
This genomic interval from Microbulbifer sp. Q7 contains the following:
- a CDS encoding radical SAM protein: MKPVPVERHPAAEGATRGLCNVCYGEVDAEVTVREDGVYLLKACPEHGRQDIRIETDADFYQRSLVTGPGRDYWYSVIGTTALEVTERCNVSCPSCYALPENGAQDPEIDELVQIAKQSTAEKSKTLILMGSEPTMRRDLPELIQTLQRETGKPVSMYTNGIRLASEKYCDEVLPHLYSVAFSLHMRDYLPQPVLFEKKLKALQNVIARKVPINHISFSLRDLDDLDEVWEHCGQFWGVPHHFRIRTPSQVGRCDDEPFYLSDLVKAFVRKANVEGKKVVWYPADNNPYHVMVRVEQQFFRLIHFPGVEEANLNHLQSPPYALFMPELGETNLVHQFIMQEKDKKARTPMRAVERSAAPEVRTGVELIDTVAV
- the typA gene encoding translational GTPase TypA, with product MIDNLRNIAIIAHVDHGKTTLVDKLLSQSGTLDRRSADSERVMDSNDQEKERGITILAKNTAIRWNDYRINIVDTPGHADFGGEVERVLSMVDSVLLLVDAVDGPMPQTRFVTSKAFEQGLNPIVVINKIDRPGARPDWVMDQVFDLFDSLGATEEQLDFPVIYASALNGIAGLDETDMADDMTPLFQMIVDKVKPPEVDRDGPFQMQVSALDYNSYVGVIGVGRITRGTLKPNQQVVILDRDENKRKAKVLQVMGYLGLERVEVEQASAGDIVCITGVGELNISDTLCNPEHPEALPPLSVDEPTVSMTFQVNDSPFAGKEGKYVTSRNIKDRLDQELIHNVALRVEQGDSPDKFKVSGRGELHLSVLIESMRREGFELGVSRPEVVQKEVDGEIHEPYEQVVIDVEEQHQGPIMEELGLRKADLTNMEPDGKGRVRLTFIVPSRGMIGFRSQFLTITSGSGIMTSIFDHYGPVKVGDVAKRINGVLVSMTKGKTLAYGLFALQDRGRLFLGHGEEVYEGQVIGIHSRGNDLVVNPTKAKQLTNVRASGTDDALTLSPPIRHTLEQALEFIEDDELVEVTPESIRIRKKILQENMRKRAKK
- a CDS encoding TIGR03032 family protein, which encodes MTDSQVTEPTARAQDDAGAIGAVAQTQAAEPTAGEAQKAEPEPVRKSCSPGLAQWMHQRQLSIAFTSYQSGRVYMVGAEPGGKLSFHERIFQRAMGIVGNRKRIYMGGLYQVWRFENVLQPGQVANNIFDACYVPRNAQFTGEVDIHELGIQKDGKIIFVNTKYNCLAELSLTHSFRAIWKPEFISKLAPEDRCHLNGLAMVDGKPKYVTAVCKSDTIDGWRERRDTGGVVIDVETNEIVCEGLSMPHSPRWVDGKLWVLNSGTGYLGTVDFESKAFVPHTFCPGFMRGLAIHGNYAIVGLSKPRYERFEGLELDQNLADKDSEAWCGVQFINLTNGNVEHWIRLDGPVSELFDLTVLPGVRCPMGIGQQSKENLSMVTFEDATSAGSASPV